A genomic window from Winogradskyella sp. J14-2 includes:
- a CDS encoding MotA/TolQ/ExbB proton channel family protein: MKRLFSILAITCLMAIGTVNANATTLASTTATITTVTQAADETASENLSFHQELKKRFIEGGPGFMGIVLLCLILGLAIAIERIIFLNLSTTNTKKLTQNVEDALASGGIEAAKEVCRNTKGPVASIFYQGLDRADEDIDAAEKAVVAYGGVQMGQLEKNVSWISLFIALAPMLGFMGTVIGMIQAFDKIEAAGDMQPSLVAGGIKVALLTTVFGLIVAIILQIFYNYIIAKIDSIVNDMEDASITLMDLLVRHKK; the protein is encoded by the coding sequence ATGAAAAGATTATTTTCTATTCTTGCCATAACATGTTTAATGGCTATCGGAACTGTTAATGCCAATGCAACAACATTAGCATCTACAACAGCAACTATTACTACAGTAACTCAAGCTGCTGACGAAACAGCAAGTGAAAATTTGAGTTTCCATCAAGAATTAAAAAAGCGTTTTATTGAAGGTGGCCCAGGTTTTATGGGTATTGTATTATTATGTTTAATTCTTGGTTTAGCAATAGCTATTGAGAGAATTATCTTTTTAAACCTTTCAACTACAAACACTAAAAAATTAACTCAAAATGTAGAAGATGCACTTGCCTCTGGTGGTATAGAAGCCGCTAAGGAAGTATGCAGAAACACAAAAGGGCCAGTTGCCTCTATTTTTTATCAAGGTCTAGATAGAGCAGATGAAGATATAGACGCTGCCGAAAAAGCAGTTGTAGCTTATGGAGGTGTGCAAATGGGGCAATTAGAAAAGAATGTATCTTGGATATCTTTATTTATCGCATTAGCACCAATGCTTGGTTTCATGGGTACTGTAATTGGTATGATTCAAGCTTTTGATAAGATTGAAGCAGCAGGTGACATGCAACCATCACTAGTTGCAGGTGGTATTAAAGTAGCACTTTTAACAACAGTTTTTGGTCTTATTGTGGCTATTATTCTTCAAATATTCTACAACTATATTATCGCTAAGATAGATAGTATCGTAAACGACATGGAAGATGCATCAATAACATTGATGGACTTATTGGTAAGACACAAAAAATAA
- a CDS encoding response regulator yields the protein MNPTIIIADDHPLVLKGLQDFLHEKQYNVLACAKNGKEALTLIRAHVPDIAILDIKMPFYTGLQIAEKCKKENLRTKIILITFEKDEKTYNEAKSLGIYGYVLKEFALDEIENCISSVVKNKIYFSPELLEFIEVDEAPEALKSLTPTETKVFKHIASNKTATEIAKELFISIRTVEKHKTNIRRKLALDSKSATLYIFAKENVKYL from the coding sequence ATGAACCCTACCATCATAATAGCCGATGACCACCCTTTGGTGCTAAAAGGTCTTCAGGATTTTTTGCACGAAAAACAATATAATGTTCTTGCCTGTGCAAAAAACGGCAAGGAAGCCCTAACATTAATAAGAGCCCATGTACCCGATATTGCTATTTTAGATATTAAAATGCCTTTTTATACAGGTTTGCAAATTGCAGAAAAATGTAAAAAAGAAAACCTTAGAACAAAAATAATCCTCATTACTTTTGAAAAAGATGAGAAAACGTACAACGAAGCTAAGTCTTTGGGAATCTATGGTTATGTATTAAAGGAATTTGCATTAGACGAAATTGAAAATTGTATTTCTTCAGTAGTTAAAAACAAAATCTATTTTAGCCCTGAACTTTTAGAATTTATTGAAGTAGACGAAGCACCCGAAGCATTAAAATCCTTAACACCTACTGAAACTAAGGTTTTTAAGCATATTGCCTCAAACAAAACAGCTACCGAGATTGCAAAAGAATTATTTATTTCTATCAGAACCGTCGAAAAGCATAAAACAAACATTCGCCGAAAACTTGCTTTAGACTCTAAATCGGCGACTTTGTACATTTTCGCTAAAGAAAATGTAAAATACCTCTAA
- a CDS encoding TatD family hydrolase: MIITDTHTHLYSEAFDEDRSAMIRRAIDANVSRFFIPAIDSTYTKAMLQLENDFPENIFLMMGLHPTHVKENFKKELAHVEDMLSQRKFYAVGEIGIDLYWDKSTLGIQIEAFRHQINLAKKYNLPIVIHCREAFNEIFEVLAQEKSDDLFGIFHCFTGTLEQAQQAISFNMKLGIGGVVTFKNGKIDQFINSIGLEHIVLETDAPYLAPKPYRGKRNESVYIIKVLEKLSELYGISVEEIAAITTENSKQVFGI, from the coding sequence ATGATTATTACAGATACACATACCCATTTATATAGTGAAGCTTTTGATGAAGATAGGTCGGCTATGATAAGGCGAGCTATAGATGCCAATGTTTCACGATTTTTTATTCCGGCTATAGACTCTACTTACACTAAAGCCATGCTTCAACTCGAAAACGATTTTCCTGAAAATATTTTTTTAATGATGGGATTGCATCCCACTCATGTAAAGGAAAATTTTAAAAAGGAGTTGGCGCATGTAGAAGACATGTTATCGCAACGAAAATTTTATGCAGTAGGAGAAATAGGAATTGATTTGTATTGGGACAAATCAACCTTGGGCATACAGATTGAAGCATTTAGACATCAAATTAATTTAGCAAAAAAATATAATTTACCCATTGTTATTCATTGCAGAGAAGCATTTAATGAGATTTTTGAAGTTTTAGCACAAGAAAAATCAGATGATTTGTTTGGAATTTTCCACTGTTTTACCGGTACATTAGAACAAGCTCAACAAGCAATTTCGTTTAATATGAAGTTAGGAATAGGTGGAGTAGTGACCTTTAAGAATGGAAAAATAGATCAGTTCATCAATAGCATAGGTCTGGAGCATATAGTCTTAGAAACAGACGCGCCTTATTTAGCGCCAAAACCCTATCGTGGCAAACGAAATGAAAGTGTATATATTATTAAAGTATTAGAAAAATTATCCGAACTTTACGGCATAAGTGTTGAAGAGATAGCAGCTATCACAACAGAAAATTCAAAACAAGTATTTGGTATATAG
- a CDS encoding ExbD/TolR family protein: protein MAKRAAPEVNAGSMADIAFLLLIFFLVTTTIEKDKGQLLGLPPIQDQNVEPPIIKQKNLFTVLLNRKNQLLVEDELMEVKNLRQAAIDFIDNGGGTNAEGETCDYCKGKRDPSSSDHPDKAIISYKYDRETTYEKYIEVQDELLSAYAFLRDREAQRLYNRSFKSMLEEKAKNQFKKDEKLNDQIKRIQKMYPQILSEAEPDKN, encoded by the coding sequence ATGGCAAAAAGAGCAGCACCAGAAGTTAATGCAGGTTCAATGGCTGACATTGCCTTCTTACTACTTATCTTTTTCTTGGTAACAACCACTATAGAAAAAGATAAGGGACAATTACTTGGGTTACCGCCAATTCAAGATCAAAATGTTGAGCCTCCAATTATTAAACAAAAGAATTTATTTACAGTTCTTTTAAACAGAAAAAATCAGTTATTAGTTGAAGATGAACTTATGGAAGTAAAAAACCTAAGACAAGCAGCTATCGATTTTATAGATAATGGTGGTGGTACCAATGCAGAAGGAGAAACTTGCGATTATTGTAAAGGAAAAAGAGATCCATCTTCGTCTGATCATCCAGATAAAGCCATTATCTCATATAAATATGATAGAGAAACTACGTACGAGAAATATATCGAAGTACAAGACGAATTACTATCAGCCTATGCGTTTTTAAGAGATAGAGAAGCTCAACGTCTTTACAATAGATCATTTAAATCCATGCTTGAAGAAAAAGCAAAAAATCAATTTAAGAAGGACGAAAAATTAAATGATCAGATTAAGAGAATTCAAAAAATGTATCCTCAGATATTATCTGAAGCAGAACCAGACAAAAATTAA
- a CDS encoding porin family protein yields the protein MKNIIIVVFIAVSFFAFSQNRNNKETSDLYKNYREDQFYISVTYNLLNEKPNAVSQNGFSTGFHFGFIRDMPVNKERTVAFGIGLGLSANSYNQNIAITKADEQILFNVIDESEINVSKNKFTTYLLEIPFEFRFRKSSPTTYSFLRVYPGFKLGYLFYNSTKLKSDQDNVKLSNIDTFNRLQYGLTLSAGYGTWNIHAYYGLNPIFEDSAKLDGNVLNMSSFKIGLIFYIL from the coding sequence ATGAAGAATATCATTATAGTTGTTTTTATCGCTGTAAGTTTTTTCGCGTTTTCGCAAAATAGAAATAATAAGGAAACATCTGATTTATATAAAAACTACCGCGAGGACCAGTTTTATATTTCGGTAACTTACAATCTACTTAACGAAAAACCAAATGCTGTTAGCCAGAATGGATTTTCTACAGGGTTTCATTTTGGGTTTATTAGAGATATGCCAGTTAATAAAGAGCGAACAGTTGCTTTTGGTATAGGTTTAGGCTTATCTGCAAATTCTTATAACCAGAATATAGCGATAACCAAAGCTGATGAACAAATATTATTTAATGTCATTGATGAGAGTGAAATTAATGTCTCTAAAAATAAATTTACAACATATCTGCTTGAGATCCCATTTGAGTTTAGGTTTAGAAAATCTAGCCCAACCACATATAGCTTTTTAAGGGTTTATCCAGGTTTTAAATTAGGATATTTATTTTATAATTCAACAAAATTAAAAAGTGACCAAGACAATGTTAAGCTATCAAATATTGATACCTTCAATCGACTACAATATGGCCTAACCTTAAGCGCTGGTTACGGTACATGGAATATCCATGCCTATTATGGGTTAAATCCAATATTTGAAGATTCTGCAAAATTAGATGGTAATGTACTTAACATGAGTTCATTTAAAATTGGTTTAATCTTCTACATTCTATAA
- a CDS encoding TIGR02281 family clan AA aspartic protease has product METLKDFLLDKGYSKIKLKLTKTNHFEIKATINGVKGRFILDTGASSSCVGFEAIDRFNLKVKDSEIKAVGAGASDMLTQISKSNNLKIGKWKKNRVALILFNLSHVNNGLINHNADPVDGIIGADVLKKGKAIIDYDKKYLYLKLKEIS; this is encoded by the coding sequence ATGGAAACACTAAAGGATTTTCTTTTAGACAAAGGGTACTCAAAAATTAAGCTTAAACTAACAAAAACAAATCATTTTGAAATTAAAGCGACAATTAATGGAGTTAAGGGACGATTTATTTTAGATACCGGAGCCTCTAGCAGTTGTGTTGGTTTTGAAGCAATTGATAGATTTAACCTAAAAGTGAAGGATTCTGAAATTAAAGCTGTTGGTGCCGGAGCATCTGACATGTTAACACAGATCTCTAAATCTAATAATCTAAAAATTGGCAAATGGAAGAAGAACAGAGTGGCGTTAATTCTATTTAATCTTTCGCACGTTAATAACGGACTAATTAATCATAATGCAGATCCTGTAGATGGCATTATCGGTGCAGATGTATTAAAAAAAGGGAAAGCAATTATTGATTATGACAAAAAGTACCTCTATTTAAAACTTAAAGAAATTTCCTAA
- a CDS encoding asparaginase, with product MQKPNILLIYTGGTIGMIKDADTGALRTFDFDSILTRIPEIRLLDCNIETISFESPIDSSNMNPTYWADIAQIIEVNYQAFDGFVVLHGSDTMSYSASALSFMLENLAKPVIFTGSQLPIGDLRTDAKENLITSIQMASLQKDGLPVIREVGLYFEYKLYRGNRTTKINAEHFEAFESFNYPNLAESGVHLNVNKEYLWRAELTHQLVVRKTMNTNIGILKLFPGISKSLVKTILGCKTLKGVILETYGSGNATNEKWFIELLQNAISRGLHVVNVSQCAGGSVNMGQYETSSKLKAIGVISGKDITTEAAAAKLMYLLGVKIAHSEFKKTFETCLRGEMT from the coding sequence ATGCAAAAACCTAACATCTTATTAATATATACAGGCGGAACAATAGGTATGATAAAAGATGCCGATACAGGAGCGTTACGAACTTTTGATTTCGATAGCATCCTAACGCGTATTCCAGAGATTCGTCTTTTAGATTGTAATATTGAAACTATTTCGTTTGAAAGCCCAATAGACTCCTCTAATATGAATCCTACATACTGGGCAGATATTGCTCAGATTATTGAGGTAAATTACCAAGCGTTTGATGGTTTTGTAGTACTGCACGGCAGTGATACAATGAGCTATTCGGCTTCTGCCTTAAGCTTTATGCTAGAGAATTTAGCTAAACCCGTAATTTTTACAGGATCTCAGCTGCCTATTGGCGACCTAAGGACCGATGCAAAGGAGAATTTAATTACCTCTATTCAGATGGCATCTTTGCAAAAAGACGGTTTGCCTGTTATTAGAGAAGTAGGACTTTATTTTGAATACAAATTATATAGAGGCAATAGAACTACTAAGATTAACGCAGAACATTTTGAAGCCTTTGAATCCTTTAATTATCCAAATTTGGCAGAGTCTGGTGTACACCTTAATGTAAATAAGGAGTATTTGTGGAGAGCAGAACTTACCCATCAATTAGTGGTTCGTAAAACAATGAATACCAATATTGGAATTTTAAAATTATTTCCAGGAATTTCAAAGTCTTTAGTTAAAACAATATTAGGTTGTAAAACATTAAAAGGAGTAATACTTGAGACGTATGGATCTGGAAATGCAACAAACGAAAAATGGTTTATAGAATTGTTACAAAATGCCATTTCTCGAGGGCTTCATGTTGTAAACGTATCGCAATGTGCGGGCGGAAGTGTAAATATGGGTCAGTATGAAACTAGTTCTAAATTAAAGGCTATAGGAGTTATTTCTGGTAAAGATATTACCACAGAAGCTGCAGCTGCTAAATTAATGTATCTTTTGGGAGTGAAAATAGCACACTCAGAATTCAAAAAAACATTCGAAACATGTCTACGAGGGGAAATGACTTAA
- a CDS encoding ExbD/TolR family protein, producing the protein MSKFKKGKQGDLPAISTASLPDIVFMLLFFFMVATVMRDSSLMIENRLPAAEQVEKLQKDRTAFIYAGKPSSQFKQLGTEPVIQFNDKIIKVEEVQASVLAAQQELTEELQPKFVVGFKVDKDTHSGLVSDIKQELRQANTLKVMYITSVKAE; encoded by the coding sequence ATGTCAAAGTTTAAAAAAGGAAAACAAGGAGATTTGCCTGCTATATCAACGGCATCTTTGCCAGATATTGTATTTATGTTACTTTTCTTCTTTATGGTTGCAACAGTAATGAGAGATAGCTCTCTTATGATAGAAAATAGACTACCAGCAGCAGAACAAGTAGAGAAGCTTCAGAAAGATAGAACTGCTTTTATATATGCAGGTAAGCCAAGTAGCCAGTTTAAACAATTAGGAACAGAACCGGTAATACAGTTTAATGACAAGATTATTAAGGTCGAAGAAGTACAAGCGAGTGTGCTTGCTGCCCAGCAAGAATTAACCGAAGAGCTACAACCAAAGTTTGTGGTAGGTTTTAAGGTAGATAAGGATACCCATTCTGGTTTGGTTTCTGATATTAAACAAGAACTTAGGCAGGCTAATACTTTAAAAGTAATGTATATTACGAGCGTTAAAGCAGAATAA